One Halorientalis litorea DNA segment encodes these proteins:
- a CDS encoding translation initiation factor IF-2 subunit alpha translates to MKYSGWPDPGELVVGRIDEIEDFGVFLDLQEYQDKRGLCHVSEVASGWIKNVRDHVSEGQTVVAKVLDVDKESQQIDLSIKDVNDHQRKDKIQEWKNEQKADNWMEIAFGEDIADETYAAIANELLAEFGSMYDGFEQAAIHGAETLEDTDLSEDEIEAIVEAARENVSVPYVNVTGYVDLSCPSPDGVDVIKEALQAAEGNGEIPDEVELDVTYVGSPEYRIEVRAPDYSTAESHLEESAERASAVVADHGGSGEYHRERRQDDE, encoded by the coding sequence ATGAAATACAGTGGCTGGCCGGACCCCGGCGAACTCGTCGTCGGCCGCATCGACGAGATAGAGGACTTCGGCGTGTTCCTCGACCTGCAGGAGTATCAGGACAAACGGGGCCTCTGTCACGTCAGCGAAGTCGCGTCCGGGTGGATAAAGAACGTCCGCGACCACGTCAGCGAGGGCCAGACCGTCGTCGCCAAGGTACTCGACGTGGACAAGGAGAGCCAGCAGATAGACCTCTCCATCAAGGACGTCAACGACCACCAGCGCAAGGACAAGATACAGGAGTGGAAAAACGAGCAGAAGGCCGACAACTGGATGGAAATCGCCTTCGGCGAGGACATCGCCGACGAGACGTACGCCGCCATCGCGAACGAACTCCTCGCCGAGTTCGGGTCGATGTACGACGGTTTCGAGCAGGCCGCCATCCACGGGGCGGAAACACTCGAAGACACCGACCTCTCCGAGGACGAAATCGAGGCTATCGTCGAGGCCGCCCGCGAGAACGTCTCCGTTCCCTACGTCAACGTCACCGGCTACGTGGACCTCTCCTGTCCGAGCCCCGACGGCGTGGACGTCATCAAGGAGGCACTGCAGGCCGCGGAGGGTAACGGCGAGATTCCCGACGAAGTCGAACTCGACGTGACGTACGTCGGGTCGCCCGAGTACCGCATCGAAGTCAGGGCACCCGACTACAGCACCGCCGAGTCCCACCTCGAAGAGAGTGCAGAGCGTGCGAGTGCCGTCGTCGCCGACCACGGTGGCTCCGGCGAGTACCACCGCGAGCGTCGACAGGACGACGAGTAA
- a CDS encoding 30S ribosomal protein S27e yields MAGSFYRVQCPDCENEQVVFGKVATEVSCAVCGHTLARPTGGNAAIEGEVTETVEAR; encoded by the coding sequence ATGGCAGGAAGCTTCTACCGCGTTCAGTGTCCGGATTGTGAGAACGAACAGGTCGTCTTCGGGAAGGTCGCGACCGAAGTCTCGTGTGCCGTCTGTGGGCACACGCTCGCCCGCCCGACTGGCGGCAACGCGGCCATCGAAGGCGAGGTGACCGAGACCGTCGAGGCACGATAA
- a CDS encoding threonine synthase, with amino-acid sequence MHTSPAVRGVTCDDCDATFDPAEATGRCPDCGGSLAVEYDHGVMSVSRETLADERFDGVARYADLLPFDRDALVTMDEGATPLVGSPRLADELGVAEVYIKDEGANPTGSVTDRGLALAVTAAHEAGADAVALPTPGPAGQSAAAYAARADLDSHSFVPSRTPFDHKAMINVHGGEMNVVGGRYGDAVDAFADAVADEPWHSLAAFDQPYRREGAKTLAYELAEQLDWSPPDAVVYPTGEGVGLTGVRRGMADLRELGLVEDVPALYAAQAADCAPVAEAFEAGEDDTEAWERPDTICGGVEVADPAGGATVLEAVRATDGGAVATDDPDILDSAVTVAQAEGVEMAASAGPAASGAWELSESGAFDADDTVVLVNTLAGGVEADLLRSHLMSKGI; translated from the coding sequence ATGCACACGTCTCCGGCAGTCCGCGGCGTGACCTGTGACGACTGCGATGCGACGTTCGACCCCGCCGAGGCGACGGGCCGCTGTCCCGACTGTGGCGGTTCGCTCGCCGTCGAGTACGACCACGGCGTGATGTCCGTCTCCCGCGAGACGCTCGCCGACGAGCGGTTCGATGGCGTCGCCCGCTACGCCGACCTCCTGCCGTTCGACCGGGACGCCCTCGTGACGATGGACGAGGGCGCGACGCCGCTGGTCGGGTCGCCGCGACTCGCCGACGAACTCGGCGTGGCCGAAGTGTACATCAAAGACGAGGGGGCGAACCCCACGGGGAGCGTCACCGACCGCGGCCTCGCGCTGGCCGTGACGGCCGCACACGAGGCAGGGGCCGACGCCGTCGCCCTCCCGACGCCGGGTCCGGCCGGCCAGTCGGCCGCCGCCTACGCCGCCCGCGCTGACCTCGACTCTCACTCGTTCGTCCCGTCGCGCACGCCGTTCGACCACAAGGCGATGATAAACGTTCACGGCGGCGAGATGAACGTCGTCGGCGGCCGCTACGGCGACGCCGTCGACGCGTTCGCGGACGCCGTCGCCGACGAACCGTGGCACTCACTCGCCGCCTTCGACCAACCGTATCGGCGGGAGGGTGCCAAGACCCTCGCGTACGAACTCGCCGAGCAACTCGACTGGTCACCCCCGGACGCGGTGGTCTACCCGACCGGCGAGGGCGTCGGCCTCACCGGCGTCCGCCGTGGGATGGCCGACCTGCGGGAACTCGGCCTGGTCGAAGACGTGCCCGCTCTCTACGCCGCACAGGCCGCGGACTGTGCCCCCGTCGCCGAGGCGTTCGAGGCGGGCGAGGACGACACCGAGGCGTGGGAGCGGCCGGACACCATCTGTGGCGGTGTCGAGGTAGCCGACCCAGCCGGTGGGGCCACGGTGCTGGAGGCGGTCCGGGCGACAGACGGGGGTGCCGTCGCCACCGACGACCCGGATATCCTCGACAGTGCCGTCACCGTGGCACAGGCCGAGGGCGTCGAGATGGCGGCCAGTGCCGGACCCGCCGCCAGCGGTGCGTGGGAACTGAGCGAGTCGGGGGCGTTCGACGCCGACGACACCGTCGTCCTCGTGAACACGCTCGCCGGCGGTGTCGAGGCCGACCTCCTCCGCAGTCACCTGATGAGCAAGGGCATCTGA
- a CDS encoding HD domain-containing protein, with amino-acid sequence MGVEIRESPVSDADFEEMQTFVHDYLAASVEAEDEGGRMRWYPWHSAEYRFNHIMNVVELSADIAREEGANADVTRVAALFHDIAKLEADQDVHAEEGARIAREYLTTRCDYPQSFVDEVCAAVRDHSYQGDLSNLPLETQCLIEADLLDKVGANGTALMLLRMGYESRTHMDASEMVGRVLERGHDAAERVESDTAESIVHQRLKRVRWFREWLEMEVAEMGETEGDVVPDVPAEMDADD; translated from the coding sequence GTGGGTGTTGAGATACGGGAATCACCCGTCTCGGACGCGGATTTCGAGGAGATGCAGACCTTCGTTCACGACTATCTCGCGGCGTCTGTCGAGGCAGAGGACGAGGGTGGACGGATGCGGTGGTACCCGTGGCACTCCGCGGAGTACCGGTTCAACCACATCATGAACGTGGTCGAACTGTCCGCCGACATCGCCCGCGAGGAGGGCGCGAACGCCGACGTGACTCGGGTCGCGGCCCTGTTCCACGACATCGCCAAACTCGAAGCCGACCAGGACGTCCACGCCGAGGAGGGTGCCCGCATCGCGCGCGAATACTTGACGACCCGGTGTGACTACCCGCAGTCGTTCGTCGACGAGGTGTGTGCGGCCGTCCGGGACCACTCGTACCAGGGTGACCTCTCGAACTTGCCGCTGGAGACGCAGTGTCTCATCGAGGCGGACCTCCTCGACAAGGTGGGTGCCAACGGCACGGCACTGATGCTGTTGCGGATGGGCTACGAGTCCCGGACGCACATGGACGCCTCGGAGATGGTCGGCCGCGTCCTCGAACGCGGCCACGACGCCGCAGAGCGCGTCGAGAGCGACACCGCCGAGAGCATCGTCCACCAGCGACTCAAGCGTGTTCGGTGGTTCCGCGAGTGGCTGGAGATGGAAGTCGCCGAGATGGGCGAAACGGAGGGCGACGTGGTCCCCGACGTGCCCGCCGAGATGGACGCCGACGACTAA
- a CDS encoding proteasome assembly chaperone family protein has translation MDEFEVETLADPDLSDPVLVEGLPGVGHVGKLAAEHLVEELDGDAVRRIYSQHFPPQVAIEDGRSELANAEFHAVQTEQGQDLLVLTGDHQAQSNRGHYLLTDRILDVAAEFGVDRAFALGGVPTGELIEEYDVLGAGTTDDVVADLEDVGVEFRDDEPAGGIVGVSGLMLGLGERRDIETACLMGETSGYLVDPKSAQAVLTVLEDLVGFEVDFGSLEDRAEEMEEVVRKIQEMEQGTPTPSDEDLRYIG, from the coding sequence ATGGACGAATTCGAAGTCGAGACACTCGCCGACCCCGACCTGTCGGACCCGGTACTGGTCGAGGGACTGCCGGGTGTGGGGCACGTCGGGAAACTCGCCGCCGAACATCTCGTCGAGGAGTTAGACGGTGACGCCGTGCGCCGCATCTACTCACAGCACTTCCCGCCACAGGTCGCCATCGAGGACGGCCGCTCGGAACTGGCAAACGCCGAGTTTCACGCCGTCCAGACCGAGCAGGGACAGGACCTGCTGGTTCTCACCGGTGACCATCAGGCACAGAGCAACCGCGGTCACTACCTGCTGACCGACCGCATCCTCGACGTGGCGGCGGAATTCGGCGTCGACCGGGCGTTCGCCCTCGGCGGCGTCCCCACCGGCGAACTCATCGAGGAGTACGACGTACTCGGTGCCGGGACGACCGACGACGTGGTCGCGGACCTCGAAGATGTCGGCGTGGAGTTCCGCGACGACGAACCGGCGGGCGGCATCGTCGGCGTCTCCGGTCTCATGCTCGGACTGGGCGAACGCCGAGACATCGAGACGGCCTGCCTGATGGGCGAGACGAGCGGCTATCTCGTCGACCCCAAGAGCGCGCAGGCAGTGCTCACGGTGTTGGAGGACCTCGTCGGCTTCGAGGTGGACTTCGGGTCGCTGGAGGACCGCGCCGAGGAGATGGAGGAAGTCGTGCGCAAGATACAGGAGATGGAACAGGGCACGCCGACGCCGTCCGACGAGGACCTGCGATACATCGGCTGA
- a CDS encoding J domain-containing protein: MYGAVLQSFPAWFVEGLLLGVAASVLVAGLFYVAVRRFPSREPERQTDSGDTRRRAEIRNYLDAIDEQYAERHFVEGQHVAFYLPKRDVAITFDARAFYRIERSATSPVLVEHELPGVALGPRLPFETPDIDLEDETESDLDPRRAAFAVLGLPSGAGLDEIKTAYRRKVKEVHPDHGGDEDEFKRVREAYTTAKQHAG, translated from the coding sequence GTGTACGGCGCGGTGTTACAGTCGTTTCCGGCGTGGTTCGTGGAGGGCCTCCTGCTCGGTGTCGCCGCTAGCGTCCTCGTCGCGGGCCTGTTCTACGTCGCCGTCCGTCGGTTTCCGAGCCGGGAACCGGAGCGGCAGACGGACAGTGGCGACACGCGCCGCAGAGCCGAAATCCGCAACTACCTCGACGCCATCGACGAGCAGTACGCGGAACGGCACTTCGTCGAGGGACAGCACGTCGCGTTCTACCTCCCGAAGCGTGACGTCGCCATCACGTTCGACGCCCGTGCGTTCTACCGCATCGAGCGGTCGGCGACGAGTCCGGTGTTGGTGGAACACGAACTGCCCGGCGTCGCGCTCGGGCCGCGACTGCCGTTCGAGACGCCCGACATCGACCTCGAAGACGAGACGGAGTCGGACCTCGACCCGCGCCGGGCCGCCTTCGCCGTCCTCGGCCTCCCCAGCGGGGCCGGACTGGACGAAATAAAGACCGCGTACCGCCGGAAAGTCAAAGAGGTCCACCCCGACCACGGCGGCGACGAAGACGAGTTCAAGCGCGTCCGGGAAGCGTACACCACCGCGAAACAGCACGCGGGGTGA
- a CDS encoding LysE family translocator, which produces MTAGDPLATALAGAVFGLALAAPPGPMNAVIAEESVVQGWLAGFVAGVGAMVADACFLLLALVGVVAVVQRQPTVRGVMVLAGGCLMLYFAYATVGDARRAFGVAAADGTDTQQSDTGAGPWDAARGFRRAFLLAITNPYQVAFWLTVGVGLLEPGTVDVLAQTPYVGASLADLLVVRTGSPLLIAGLFGGIVVWITGFPAVLVAAGRRVDRLGPAVALGSAVVLAGFGLFFLADGLTTLR; this is translated from the coding sequence ATGACAGCGGGTGACCCGCTCGCGACGGCACTGGCGGGGGCGGTGTTCGGACTGGCACTCGCCGCACCGCCGGGGCCGATGAACGCCGTCATCGCCGAGGAGAGCGTCGTCCAAGGGTGGCTCGCGGGCTTCGTCGCCGGTGTCGGTGCGATGGTCGCCGACGCGTGCTTCCTCCTCCTCGCGCTGGTCGGCGTCGTCGCCGTCGTCCAGCGGCAACCGACCGTTCGGGGTGTGATGGTTCTCGCCGGTGGCTGTCTCATGTTGTATTTCGCGTACGCCACAGTCGGCGACGCCCGCCGAGCGTTCGGCGTGGCGGCGGCGGATGGGACGGACACCCAGCAGTCCGACACGGGGGCGGGGCCGTGGGACGCGGCCCGTGGCTTCCGACGGGCGTTCCTGCTCGCCATCACGAACCCGTATCAGGTCGCCTTCTGGCTGACCGTCGGCGTCGGCCTGCTCGAACCGGGCACCGTGGACGTCCTCGCACAGACGCCGTACGTGGGCGCGTCGCTGGCCGACCTCCTCGTCGTCAGGACGGGCAGCCCGCTCCTCATCGCGGGGCTGTTCGGCGGTATCGTCGTCTGGATAACGGGGTTCCCGGCGGTGCTGGTGGCGGCCGGGCGACGCGTCGACAGACTCGGCCCGGCCGTCGCGCTCGGGAGCGCGGTGGTACTCGCTGGGTTCGGACTCTTCTTCCTCGCCGACGGGCTGACGACGCTGCGTTAG
- a CDS encoding RNA-protein complex protein Nop10 — MKSDIRVCLQWETEHERPVYTLSDTCPDCGGAAGNSAPAPFDPEDPYGKYRRAIKRRRSE; from the coding sequence ATGAAATCCGACATCCGCGTCTGTCTGCAGTGGGAGACCGAACACGAGCGGCCAGTCTACACGCTGTCTGACACCTGTCCCGACTGTGGCGGTGCCGCCGGCAACAGCGCGCCGGCACCGTTCGACCCTGAGGACCCCTACGGAAAATATCGACGCGCTATTAAGCGACGCAGGTCCGAATAG
- a CDS encoding DUF2298 domain-containing protein: MEYGLVALWMGVYLALLLAGLPLAAVLFPRLADRGVGVAIPLAATILWFVGYLLGHVSLSLAVPAGVVVLLALAAAAFYRRRPAIDTAVVGETAAVFAVAFLFLVAIRAVDPAVHPIGGEKFLDFGLLRSLLRAETLPPEDMWFAGEPVSYYYGGHLLASLLTRLTGTAPRFAYNLALAGFYAMLVTAAYGLAGSLAAHRGTPRRSGAVLGALFVGIASNLSTPVELLAWLLPDGVVAAVAGLLSVDPTVVNPPAEFNYWDASRVIEGTINEFPLFAFLNGDLHAHMMSTPFLLLVGALCFSYYLTPESALRRRRLLVAGLLPPLAGLLAVVNTWSFPTAGGLTALTLLFAPSDPRTLLPGTLRTRLTADDWRADESLRTLVAVGGGALVVAVGVLWSLPFWLGTASTRSVAVLPDRSPLGPLVLVHGTFLLVFVPYVLRHAVPRLTGRWRLAAAASVAVVVAVGVAVDAAAVAVFAPLLVVGWLLLRLTERATVAAGADAGVASTDGGAEASTARGTEPADDGGPPLDRPGFELVLLVAGAGLLLLVEFVYIEEQAAPGRFNTVFKTYMQIWVLWAVAAGAALAHLCYRHRPTLALSGERWGQAMRAFAVVLLVSASVYGAFALANHFDDDGAIARTDDPTLDATAFVATAHPGEAPAIRWLDNRTGRPTIVSAPGGYNWNGAEGDGASAAASLTGLPTVVGWHHEIGYRGEDAYTNRTADVRRIYVGSPERQAELLRAYNVSYIYVGPAERATYADITVRNVPGVTVELARGDVVIYGVERDALPRE; this comes from the coding sequence ATGGAGTACGGTCTCGTCGCGCTCTGGATGGGCGTGTACCTCGCGCTCTTGCTCGCAGGGCTGCCGCTCGCCGCGGTGCTGTTCCCGCGACTCGCGGACCGTGGCGTCGGCGTCGCGATTCCACTCGCCGCCACCATCCTCTGGTTCGTCGGCTACCTCCTCGGCCACGTTTCCCTCTCGCTCGCAGTTCCCGCCGGCGTCGTCGTCCTCCTCGCCCTCGCGGCGGCGGCGTTCTACCGCCGACGCCCGGCCATCGACACCGCCGTCGTCGGCGAGACGGCCGCCGTCTTCGCCGTCGCGTTCCTGTTTCTGGTCGCTATCCGCGCCGTCGACCCGGCGGTCCATCCCATCGGCGGGGAGAAGTTCCTCGATTTCGGCCTGCTTCGGTCGCTGCTGCGGGCCGAGACGCTCCCGCCCGAGGACATGTGGTTCGCCGGTGAGCCGGTCAGTTACTACTACGGGGGCCACCTGCTCGCGAGTCTCCTCACGCGACTGACCGGCACCGCCCCGCGGTTCGCCTACAACCTCGCGCTCGCGGGCTTCTACGCCATGCTCGTGACAGCCGCGTACGGCCTCGCCGGGTCGCTCGCCGCCCACCGCGGGACGCCCCGCCGGTCCGGTGCGGTTCTGGGCGCGCTCTTCGTCGGCATCGCAAGCAACCTCTCGACGCCGGTGGAACTGCTCGCGTGGCTGCTCCCAGACGGCGTGGTTGCCGCTGTCGCCGGGCTGTTGTCGGTGGACCCGACGGTGGTGAACCCGCCCGCGGAGTTCAACTACTGGGACGCCAGCCGCGTCATCGAGGGGACAATCAACGAGTTCCCGTTGTTCGCTTTCCTGAACGGTGACCTCCACGCCCACATGATGAGTACACCGTTCCTGTTGCTAGTCGGCGCGCTCTGTTTCAGTTACTACCTGACGCCCGAGTCGGCACTGCGACGGCGGCGGCTGCTCGTCGCCGGCCTCCTTCCGCCACTCGCCGGCCTCCTCGCCGTCGTCAACACGTGGTCGTTCCCGACGGCCGGCGGCCTCACCGCGCTGACCCTCCTGTTCGCGCCGAGCGACCCGCGGACGCTCCTACCCGGCACACTCCGGACCCGTCTCACCGCCGACGACTGGCGGGCCGACGAGAGCCTCCGGACGCTCGTCGCGGTCGGTGGCGGCGCGCTCGTCGTCGCCGTCGGTGTCCTCTGGTCGCTCCCCTTCTGGCTGGGGACGGCCAGCACCCGGTCGGTCGCCGTCCTCCCCGACCGGAGTCCGCTCGGCCCGCTCGTGCTGGTTCACGGGACGTTCCTGCTCGTGTTCGTCCCCTATGTTCTCCGGCACGCTGTGCCGCGGCTGACCGGCCGGTGGCGACTCGCCGCCGCCGCGTCCGTCGCAGTCGTCGTGGCCGTCGGCGTCGCCGTCGACGCGGCGGCGGTGGCAGTGTTCGCGCCGCTCCTCGTCGTGGGATGGCTCCTGCTCCGACTGACCGAGCGGGCGACAGTCGCCGCCGGGGCCGACGCTGGCGTCGCCAGCACCGACGGCGGTGCCGAGGCGTCGACTGCACGCGGAACGGAGCCAGCAGACGACGGCGGCCCGCCCCTCGACCGGCCGGGATTCGAACTCGTGTTGCTCGTCGCGGGTGCGGGGTTGCTCCTTCTCGTGGAGTTCGTCTACATCGAGGAACAGGCCGCACCGGGTCGGTTCAACACGGTGTTCAAGACGTACATGCAGATATGGGTGCTGTGGGCCGTCGCGGCGGGCGCGGCACTCGCCCACCTCTGTTACCGGCACCGCCCGACGCTCGCGCTCTCCGGCGAGCGATGGGGGCAAGCCATGCGCGCGTTCGCGGTGGTGCTCCTCGTCTCCGCGTCGGTGTACGGTGCCTTCGCGCTGGCGAACCACTTCGACGACGACGGTGCCATCGCCCGGACGGACGACCCGACGCTCGACGCGACGGCGTTCGTGGCGACGGCCCACCCCGGCGAGGCACCGGCGATTCGCTGGCTGGACAACCGAACGGGACGGCCGACCATCGTCTCCGCGCCCGGCGGGTACAACTGGAACGGGGCCGAGGGCGACGGCGCGAGCGCGGCCGCCAGTCTCACCGGCCTTCCGACGGTGGTCGGCTGGCACCACGAAATCGGGTACCGGGGCGAGGACGCATACACCAACCGCACGGCGGACGTGCGCCGCATCTACGTCGGGTCGCCCGAGCGGCAGGCCGAACTGCTCCGGGCGTACAACGTGAGTTACATCTACGTCGGGCCGGCCGAGCGTGCCACGTACGCGGACATCACTGTCAGGAACGTGCCGGGCGTGACCGTCGAACTGGCGCGGGGTGACGTGGTGATATACGGCGTCGAGCGGGACGCGCTTCCGCGCGAGTAA
- a CDS encoding 50S ribosomal protein L44e, with protein sequence MQMPRRFNTYCPHCNEHHEHEVEKVRTGRSSGMKKVNDRQAARRGSGIGNKGKFSKVPGGDKPTKKTDLKYRCSDCGKAHLREGWRAGRLEFQE encoded by the coding sequence ATGCAGATGCCACGCCGCTTCAATACGTACTGTCCACACTGTAACGAACATCACGAACACGAGGTCGAGAAGGTCCGAACGGGCCGGTCCTCGGGAATGAAGAAGGTCAACGACCGGCAGGCCGCCCGGCGCGGCTCCGGCATCGGGAACAAGGGGAAGTTCTCCAAGGTCCCCGGTGGCGACAAGCCGACGAAGAAGACCGACCTGAAGTACCGTTGCAGCGACTGCGGCAAGGCTCACCTCCGCGAGGGATGGCGCGCCGGTCGACTGGAGTTCCAGGAGTAA
- a CDS encoding metallophosphoesterase: MEATFRDRALVLDETLVCADLHIGKGRTANVDLPLGERENIVDRLEALLAAHDIERVVFAGDVLHSFDRVPADAEGTLTALIRTVGDAGAELVVIRGNHDTMLETLWNGTVHDEYVLDAVPGVGADGAGTAVVCHGHHEPTTEAELYVVGHDHPTITIEGQKWHCYLYGPGVYRGADVLVLPAFSHLVEGVPVDGRYGPPSLMSPLVSDLDRFRPVVRDETAGETRTFPALGEFRHLL, translated from the coding sequence ATGGAGGCCACCTTCCGTGACCGTGCCCTCGTCCTCGACGAGACACTCGTCTGTGCTGACCTCCACATCGGAAAAGGGCGGACCGCGAACGTCGACCTGCCGCTCGGCGAACGCGAGAATATCGTGGACCGTCTCGAGGCACTTCTGGCGGCTCACGACATCGAGCGGGTGGTGTTCGCCGGGGACGTACTCCACTCGTTCGACCGCGTGCCCGCCGACGCCGAGGGGACGCTGACGGCACTGATACGGACGGTCGGTGACGCCGGGGCCGAACTCGTCGTCATCCGCGGGAACCACGACACGATGCTGGAGACGCTCTGGAACGGGACGGTCCACGACGAGTACGTCCTCGACGCCGTCCCGGGCGTCGGGGCCGACGGCGCGGGAACGGCCGTGGTCTGTCACGGACACCACGAACCGACGACCGAGGCCGAGTTGTACGTCGTCGGTCACGACCACCCGACGATTACCATCGAGGGCCAGAAGTGGCACTGCTACCTCTACGGCCCCGGCGTCTATCGCGGCGCGGACGTTCTCGTCCTGCCGGCGTTCAGCCACCTCGTCGAGGGCGTCCCGGTCGACGGGCGGTACGGCCCCCCCTCGCTCATGTCCCCGCTAGTTTCCGACCTCGACCGGTTCCGGCCGGTCGTCCGGGACGAGACTGCCGGCGAGACCCGCACGTTCCCAGCCCTCGGCGAGTTTCGGCACCTACTCTAA
- a CDS encoding HAH_0734 family protein yields the protein MKKLIVHGDPGIRKESVIELDGEEYVCFGVARQGDWHGPEEVQLWCTIGDEDERETYQRREYIPNHLDTVAVDAEAIEVVGKASA from the coding sequence ATGAAGAAACTCATCGTCCACGGGGACCCCGGCATCCGCAAGGAGTCGGTCATCGAACTCGACGGCGAGGAGTACGTCTGCTTCGGCGTCGCCCGGCAGGGCGACTGGCACGGCCCCGAAGAGGTCCAACTGTGGTGTACCATCGGCGACGAGGACGAACGCGAGACGTACCAACGCCGCGAGTACATCCCGAACCACCTCGACACCGTAGCCGTCGACGCCGAGGCCATCGAAGTCGTCGGAAAGGCGTCCGCCTGA
- a CDS encoding NAD(P)/FAD-dependent oxidoreductase: MTDVVVVGGGLAGLVAARHLAADGADVTLYEAREAVGGRVRSVREDGFVFDRGFQVLFTAYPAARRELDYDELDLRSFTGGATIAHPNRRTVLADPLDSPGDITETLFNTDVTLGDKVRLFRLQRALSGVDDEALFDRGPRESVESYLVGRGFSRDFLDNFAAPFYGGITLDRSLSTDAGVFRYTFKMLGEGQTAVPARGMGAISDQLADRARRAGADIRLGTAVTALDTDEDGVTVETADGTVAADAAVVATDPPTAADLTGVDGIPTETRGCVTQYYGLPGHVELDTGKKILLNADGTDPNQVAPLSAVAPSYAPDDRTLLSATWLGTPEADDGTLFERGRSTLESWYPERRFDAMELLRTDRVDVAQFDQLPGFRADLPAPDTPDGPVVLAGDYTRWSSIQGALESGRVAAALLE, encoded by the coding sequence ATGACAGACGTGGTAGTCGTCGGTGGAGGCCTCGCCGGACTGGTCGCGGCCCGCCACCTCGCCGCCGACGGTGCCGACGTGACGCTGTACGAAGCCCGCGAGGCAGTCGGCGGGCGGGTCCGGTCGGTCCGTGAGGACGGGTTCGTCTTCGACCGCGGGTTTCAGGTCCTCTTCACCGCCTACCCCGCCGCCCGCCGGGAACTCGACTACGACGAACTCGACCTCCGCTCGTTCACCGGCGGCGCGACCATCGCCCACCCAAACCGCCGGACGGTCCTCGCCGACCCGCTCGACAGCCCCGGCGACATCACCGAGACGCTGTTCAACACCGACGTGACGCTGGGCGACAAGGTTCGACTCTTCCGCCTCCAGCGCGCGCTGTCGGGCGTCGACGACGAGGCACTGTTCGACCGTGGACCTCGGGAGTCCGTCGAGTCCTATCTCGTCGGTCGGGGTTTCTCGCGGGACTTTCTCGACAACTTCGCCGCGCCGTTCTACGGCGGTATCACGCTCGACCGCTCGCTCTCGACGGACGCCGGCGTCTTCCGGTACACGTTCAAGATGCTCGGCGAGGGACAGACAGCGGTGCCCGCCCGCGGGATGGGTGCGATATCGGACCAACTCGCGGACCGCGCCCGCCGAGCCGGTGCCGATATCCGACTCGGAACGGCGGTCACGGCCCTCGACACGGACGAGGACGGCGTGACCGTCGAGACGGCCGACGGAACGGTGGCCGCCGACGCCGCCGTGGTCGCCACGGACCCGCCGACGGCGGCGGACCTGACCGGCGTCGACGGGATTCCGACTGAGACGCGGGGCTGTGTCACCCAGTACTACGGCCTGCCCGGCCACGTCGAGTTGGACACCGGCAAGAAGATACTGCTCAACGCCGACGGGACCGACCCCAACCAGGTCGCGCCGCTGTCGGCCGTCGCGCCGTCCTACGCGCCCGACGACCGGACGCTCCTCTCCGCGACGTGGCTCGGGACCCCCGAAGCCGACGACGGGACGCTGTTCGAGCGTGGGCGGTCGACACTCGAAAGCTGGTACCCCGAGCGACGATTCGACGCGATGGAACTGCTGCGGACCGACCGCGTCGACGTGGCACAGTTCGACCAACTGCCGGGGTTCCGGGCCGACCTGCCGGCCCCCGACACGCCCGACGGCCCCGTGGTCCTCGCGGGCGATTACACCCGCTGGTCCTCGATTCAGGGAGCCCTGGAGAGCGGCCGCGTCGCCGCGGCCCTGTTAGAGTAG